Within Methylocystis sp. IM3, the genomic segment TCAGCATCAAGGCCGGCCGTCTCTATGTCGATGGCCTCATGTGTGAGCTGGCGTCCGCCGCGACCTACGCCACCCAGCCATTCTGGCCGGTTCCGGGCGCCGAGCCCGGCGCGGCGGTCGATCTTCCGCCGGCGTTCCTCGTCTATGTGGAGGCCCACGAGCGCCACCTCTCATCCGTGCAGCTGCCCGCCCTGCGGGAGGTCGCGCTGGGCGGGCGAGACACCGCGACCCGCGCTCAGATCGCCTGGCAAATCCGGCTGATGACCGAGGAGAAGGTCTCCGCGATCCTGAAACAGTTCAATCGCCTCGCCGAAATCCGCAAGGCGCATCCGGGGCCATATGTTTACCGGGAAGGCAAGCTCGACGACTTCCGCAACAAGCTTGAAGCCAATGCGAGGCAGCTCGGGGCGCAGCTCGGCGCCGCGGGACCCGGCGCCCAGGCCTGCGCGGTCGCTCGCAGCTTCCTGGAGTGCTGGGATCAGATCGGCGCGCTCATGCGCGCCCGCGCCCGCTTCGAAAGCCGCAATCTCGATCCCTGCGCGATGCCCGCCGACGCCCAGTTCCGCAGCCGCGACAACCAGCTTTACCGCGTCGAGATCCACCGGGGCGGCGCTGCTGGCGAAGCGACCTTCAAATGGTCGCGCGAAAACGGGTCCGTCGAGTTTTCTCTGCATTCTGTCAAGGTCGCAAACGGCGGCGCGGTCACGGCGGCGATCGACGCCCTCGGCCACGATCG encodes:
- a CDS encoding DUF6519 domain-containing protein translates to MRGDFAQVSFNPANGFTRVLAQQGRMLLEADLNEQTAIHIYYLRKLIIDAIGRCWRAGDGFALGKGDSVNEFSIKAGRLYVDGLMCELASAATYATQPFWPVPGAEPGAAVDLPPAFLVYVEAHERHLSSVQLPALREVALGGRDTATRAQIAWQIRLMTEEKVSAILKQFNRLAEIRKAHPGPYVYREGKLDDFRNKLEANARQLGAQLGAAGPGAQACAVARSFLECWDQIGALMRARARFESRNLDPCAMPADAQFRSRDNQLYRVEIHRGGAAGEATFKWSRENGSVEFSLHSVKVANGGAVTAAIDALGHDRRTGLCEGDWVELTSDAFEFAEVAPPLGQITAIDRAKRMLSIKIANPAGVDFSACTLLRRWDQTLETAPDLRDDGAIAVQESSEGRWTPLERGVQIQFVPGGFYRTGDYWLIPARVETNDVLWPQATAGKPDAIAPHGVERHRGVLGFGVKGAAETTFTNCACRVDPQCDH